GCGGACGTGCGGAGTTGTGCTGGAAGAAGTCGTGCATTTTGCGATTGTGCAGCCCCCAAAACCCTACAGGCAAGGCGATTTCGTTTAAATTACACCctcgtgcgtgcgtgtgtggaCTTTTACAAACAGGTAGGCTCTATCGTAGCCAAGATATAAACTGTTTTGAGGAAGGCAACAAGGCCTCACAGGATAATGGCCATGAATTACGGTAGGCCTCCGCCAGACGTCGACGGCATGACTTCTCTGAAAGTGGACAACTTAACATACCGAACATCGCCCGAAACCCTCAGACGTGTATTCGAGAAGTATGGCCGGGTAGGGGACGTCTACATTCCCCGAGACCGCTACACGAAAGAAAGTCGGGGTTTCGCGTTTGTGCGTTTCCACGACAAAAGGGACGCCGAGGATGCGATGGACGCCATGGACGGCGCGCTCCTGGATGGGCGGGAGTTGCGGGTCCAGATGGCCCGGTATGGCAGACCCCCCGATTCCCACCACGGTGGAGGGCGGCGAGGAGGGCCGACCAGGAGGCACGGCGGCCATGGACGCCGAAGCAGGAGGTAAGAATAGGCaaacagctaacgttagttagccCATTTTAGTTGTATGGACGCAGTCAGTTgccagactccattgaaaaaTTTGGCTATTCAGAGTGGCCGCGGTCTATTGACCAATACGCATTACAAAAGTATTTTTACGAACCAGCCAGATTGACTCAACGATCCGGCACAGATCCCATACAGCAAACAAAActttttgaaatgattttacCAAAGACCTCGGAGGGCGGTGCGAGTAGTGTGACACAACACTTAACCTGTAAATAATCATCTTCTTGGTGGATCATTTGAATGCCGACCCAACCAGGAGAACCTACTG
This genomic interval from Siniperca chuatsi isolate FFG_IHB_CAS linkage group LG21, ASM2008510v1, whole genome shotgun sequence contains the following:
- the srsf2b gene encoding serine/arginine-rich splicing factor 2b isoform X2 is translated as MAMNYGRPPPDVDGMTSLKVDNLTYRTSPETLRRVFEKYGRVGDVYIPRDRYTKESRGFAFVRFHDKRDAEDAMDAMDGALLDGRELRVQMARYGRPPDSHHGGGRRGGPTRRHGGHGRRSRSPRHRRRSRSRSRSRSRSRSRSRYSRSRSRSYSRSKSHSPRSKKTTAKSQSRSRSRSRGQSKSKSKSKSKSKSRSRSRSRTPSSKRGSRSISKSPPKSAAENGGESP
- the srsf2b gene encoding serine/arginine-rich splicing factor 2b isoform X1; translated protein: MAMNYGRPPPDVDGMTSLKVDNLTYRTSPETLRRVFEKYGRVGDVYIPRDRYTKESRGFAFVRFHDKRDAEDAMDAMDGALLDGRELRVQMARYGRPPDSHHGGGRRGGPTRRHGGHGRRSRSSSPSPRHRRRSRSRSRSRSRSRSRSRYSRSRSRSYSRSKSHSPRSKKTTAKSQSRSRSRSRGQSKSKSKSKSKSKSRSRSRSRTPSSKRGSRSISKSPPKSAAENGGESP